The following are encoded together in the Candidatus Zixiibacteriota bacterium genome:
- a CDS encoding transposase produces the protein MTNIRRYFRSGNVYFLTHVTYKRRPILVFHFDDLWNAIQSVKNEYDFNILAWCVLPDHFHILVDPINSQTSGIMRRIKLSFSAKYRRSIANKSGRVWQYRFWDHQIRNQQDLNHHIDYIHYNPVKHALAKSPAEYKLSSFNEYQIKGYYPENWGGIETIDNDGQFGE, from the coding sequence ATGACCAATATTCGGCGATATTTCCGCTCCGGAAATGTTTACTTTCTGACTCATGTGACATACAAACGCCGGCCAATACTTGTATTCCATTTTGATGATCTCTGGAACGCTATTCAAAGCGTCAAGAATGAATATGATTTCAACATATTGGCATGGTGCGTCCTTCCTGATCATTTTCATATCCTCGTTGACCCGATAAACAGCCAAACCTCGGGCATAATGCGGAGAATCAAATTATCCTTTTCCGCGAAATATCGCCGGTCAATTGCCAATAAAAGCGGTCGTGTCTGGCAGTATCGTTTCTGGGATCACCAGATTAGAAATCAGCAGGATTTGAATCATCATATAGATTACATTCATTACAATCCCGTTAAGCATGCGCTGGCAAAATCACCTGCAGAGTATAAATTATCATCATTTAATGAATATCAAATCAAGGGATATTATCCCGAAAATTGGGGAGGTATCGAAACAATAGATAATGATGGCCAGTTTGGTGAATAA